In Arthrobacter sp. SLBN-83, one DNA window encodes the following:
- a CDS encoding glycosyltransferase family 2 protein encodes MTRFWTRVVVVLTVLTGLNYIAWRWAASLNWDAWWIALPLVVAETYSLIDVMLFGMTVWKLKIRKGAPEPPSDATVDVFITTYNEDLDMVLTTALAAQKIRHPHSTWILDDGARPELKALAEQHGLGYVTRSEDWTKDLPRHAKAGNLNNALMVTHGEFLLILDADQIPEPDILEKTLGYFNNRRVALVQTPQYFSNVPADDPLGSQAPLFYGPIQQGKDGWNAAFFCGSNAILRREALMQLGLVGYVKETEKSIRRALAASRAAIKQARKSADMESPLVAEVLDEVEAATREAQEEVDAGRPLSEVTYRVRRRVDAAVQTLVQADVAALQADLEEIAAMELAHVGESGVPVVADDAVQRMSARDWSPLGALESVQAVLDALTVERSNEAQPVMPLATISVTEDMATAMRMHAMGWESVYHHEILAYGLAPEDLKTMLTQRLRWAQGTIQVLLRENPLVQTGLKLGQRLMYFATMWTYLSGFAAVIYFAAPIIYLLLGILPVSSLSWDFFIRFIPFMVVNQLLFAVAGRGIPTWRGQQYSLALFPTWIKACTTAARNVWFGRPLGFAVTPKARQSGGPSWSLIRPQIVVSILLAVAAVVGIIRLVTGLAEPLGTLVNVVWVVFDLVVMSILVRAVLYKGYEPAAEPANREES; translated from the coding sequence ATGACCCGTTTCTGGACCCGGGTGGTGGTGGTCCTCACCGTCCTGACCGGCCTGAACTACATCGCATGGCGCTGGGCCGCATCCCTCAACTGGGATGCCTGGTGGATAGCCCTCCCCCTGGTGGTGGCCGAAACCTACAGCCTGATCGACGTCATGCTCTTCGGCATGACGGTGTGGAAGCTCAAGATCCGCAAGGGTGCCCCGGAGCCGCCCTCCGACGCCACCGTGGATGTCTTCATCACCACCTACAACGAGGACCTGGACATGGTCCTCACCACGGCACTGGCGGCGCAGAAGATCCGGCACCCGCACAGCACCTGGATCCTGGACGACGGCGCCCGGCCCGAGCTCAAGGCCCTGGCCGAGCAGCACGGCCTGGGGTACGTGACCCGCAGCGAGGACTGGACCAAGGACCTCCCGCGGCACGCCAAGGCCGGCAACCTCAACAACGCCCTCATGGTCACGCACGGCGAGTTCCTGCTGATCCTGGACGCGGACCAGATCCCGGAGCCGGACATCCTGGAAAAGACCCTGGGCTACTTCAACAACCGCCGCGTGGCCCTGGTCCAGACACCGCAGTACTTCAGCAATGTCCCGGCCGACGATCCGCTCGGCAGCCAGGCCCCCCTGTTCTACGGCCCCATCCAGCAGGGCAAGGACGGCTGGAATGCAGCCTTCTTCTGCGGCTCCAACGCCATCCTGCGCCGCGAAGCACTGATGCAGCTGGGCCTGGTGGGCTACGTCAAGGAGACCGAGAAGAGCATCCGCCGCGCGCTGGCCGCCTCCCGGGCAGCGATCAAGCAGGCCCGGAAGTCGGCGGACATGGAGTCGCCCCTGGTGGCGGAGGTCCTGGACGAAGTGGAGGCAGCCACCCGCGAGGCCCAGGAGGAAGTGGACGCCGGCCGCCCCCTCAGCGAAGTGACCTACCGGGTCCGCCGCCGGGTGGACGCCGCCGTCCAGACCCTGGTCCAGGCCGACGTTGCAGCCCTGCAGGCTGACCTGGAGGAAATCGCCGCCATGGAGCTGGCCCACGTGGGCGAGTCTGGCGTTCCCGTTGTGGCGGACGACGCCGTCCAGCGGATGTCCGCCCGCGACTGGTCCCCGCTGGGCGCCCTGGAATCCGTCCAGGCGGTCCTGGATGCTTTGACAGTGGAGCGCAGCAACGAGGCCCAGCCGGTGATGCCGCTGGCCACCATCTCCGTCACCGAGGACATGGCCACCGCCATGCGCATGCACGCGATGGGCTGGGAGAGCGTGTACCACCACGAGATCCTGGCATACGGACTGGCGCCGGAGGACCTGAAGACAATGCTCACCCAGCGCCTCCGCTGGGCGCAGGGCACCATCCAGGTGCTGCTGCGCGAGAACCCGCTGGTGCAGACGGGCCTCAAGCTCGGCCAGCGCCTGATGTACTTCGCCACCATGTGGACGTACCTCAGCGGCTTCGCGGCGGTCATCTACTTCGCTGCCCCCATCATCTACCTGCTGCTGGGCATCCTGCCGGTCAGCAGCCTGAGCTGGGACTTCTTCATCCGGTTCATCCCGTTCATGGTGGTCAACCAGCTCCTGTTCGCCGTGGCCGGCCGCGGCATCCCCACGTGGCGCGGACAGCAGTACAGCCTGGCGCTGTTCCCCACCTGGATCAAGGCATGCACGACGGCGGCCCGCAACGTCTGGTTCGGCCGTCCCCTTGGCTTCGCCGTCACCCCCAAGGCGCGTCAAAGCGGCGGACCCAGCTGGAGCCTCATCCGGCCCCAGATCGTGGTATCCATCCTGCTGGCCGTCGCCGCCGTCGTCGGCATCATCCGCCTGGTAACCGGCCTGGCCGAGCCGCTGGGGACCCTGGTCAACGTTGTCTGGGTGGTCTTTGACCTGGTGGTCATGAGCATCCTGGTCCGCGCCGTGCTCTACAAGGGGTACGAACCGGCCGCAGAACCTGCAAACAGAGAGGAATCCTGA
- a CDS encoding STAS domain-containing protein, whose product MEFSYEVKDSYAEVKADGRLNMVSAPKLREFVTDVIAGGSNRIVVNLEHTAFMDSSGLGALIGCLKAARQAGGDLRIAAVQPQVNMVLKLTSMDKVLTAYPTAEEAFSND is encoded by the coding sequence ATGGAGTTCAGTTACGAGGTCAAAGATTCGTACGCGGAGGTCAAGGCGGACGGGCGGCTCAACATGGTCTCCGCGCCCAAGCTGCGTGAGTTCGTCACGGACGTCATCGCCGGCGGATCCAACCGGATCGTGGTCAACCTGGAGCACACCGCGTTCATGGACTCCTCGGGCCTTGGCGCGCTGATCGGCTGCCTCAAGGCCGCCCGCCAGGCCGGCGGCGACCTCCGCATCGCCGCCGTGCAGCCGCAGGTGAACATGGTCCTGAAACTGACCAGCATGGACAAGGTCCTCACCGCCTACCCCACCGCGGAGGAGGCGTTCAGCAATGACTGA
- a CDS encoding ATP-binding protein, translated as MTEVLASRSFRGPAAEDAIEAVHNDLDSLWLDVPFVNDLDQMTFTTAVIESASNIVQHAQPAGDREVELGVETTVQPALLQARVSAYNAKPPFGPMEASTPDDDAESGRGLALIEALVTTVTFERQDGTNTWVLSRTSSQD; from the coding sequence ATGACTGAGGTACTGGCTTCACGCAGCTTCCGCGGACCTGCTGCGGAGGACGCCATCGAGGCGGTCCACAACGACCTCGACAGCCTCTGGCTGGACGTCCCGTTCGTCAACGACCTGGACCAAATGACGTTCACCACCGCCGTCATCGAGTCCGCGTCCAACATCGTCCAGCATGCGCAGCCGGCCGGGGACCGCGAGGTGGAGCTGGGCGTGGAGACCACGGTGCAGCCGGCGCTGCTGCAGGCCCGGGTCAGCGCCTATAACGCCAAGCCGCCGTTCGGCCCCATGGAGGCCTCCACTCCGGACGATGACGCGGAGTCCGGCCGGGGCCTTGCGCTGATCGAGGCACTGGTCACCACGGTGACGTTCGAACGCCAGGACGGGACCAACACGTGGGTGCTGTCCAG
- a CDS encoding PP2C family protein-serine/threonine phosphatase: MVSPSEIRRAVVIEDDPDIRGLLVRVLVKQGFEVTQAGAGLPGVEEVRRTKPDLVTLDLNLPDLDGLEVCKLLREFSDAFIVMLTARADELDKLTGLDNGADEYISKPFSPRELQSRINALFRRRPSPAAASAARSELERATEVQQSLLPKEDIRVEGYDVAGLFRPSRSVGGDFYDWYQTPDGLHLTFADAMGKGMGAALIAATVRAVMRSTGLRQDLDAGFASASKAIASDLDSSNSFVTLFHARLDAASGKVSYVDAGHGLALHVQPAGPADRLPTGGPPVGAWPGTQWPQAELELAPGDSLVVVSDGVLDVFESVEDFTDAVQQATQSAGSANEASNSIMALAPAETAEDDVTVVVVRRLPMEVAA, from the coding sequence ATGGTCTCTCCCTCCGAAATCCGCCGTGCGGTGGTCATTGAAGATGACCCCGACATCCGCGGCCTGCTGGTCCGTGTCCTGGTCAAGCAGGGCTTCGAGGTCACCCAGGCGGGTGCCGGCCTGCCCGGTGTCGAGGAAGTCCGGCGGACCAAACCGGACCTGGTGACGCTGGACCTCAACCTTCCGGACCTTGACGGGCTGGAGGTGTGCAAGCTCCTGCGCGAATTCTCGGACGCGTTCATCGTGATGCTCACCGCCCGCGCGGATGAGCTGGACAAGCTCACCGGCCTGGACAACGGCGCCGATGAATATATCAGCAAGCCGTTCAGCCCCCGGGAACTCCAGTCGCGGATCAACGCCCTCTTCCGGCGCCGGCCCTCCCCGGCAGCGGCCTCCGCCGCCCGCAGCGAACTGGAGCGCGCCACGGAGGTGCAGCAAAGCCTGTTGCCCAAGGAGGACATCCGGGTGGAGGGCTATGACGTAGCGGGCCTCTTCCGCCCCTCCCGCAGCGTGGGCGGCGACTTTTACGACTGGTACCAGACGCCCGACGGGCTCCACCTGACCTTTGCCGATGCCATGGGCAAGGGCATGGGCGCGGCGCTGATCGCCGCAACGGTCCGTGCGGTGATGCGCTCCACCGGACTCCGGCAGGACCTGGATGCGGGGTTCGCCTCCGCCAGCAAAGCAATCGCCAGCGACCTTGACTCCTCCAACTCCTTCGTCACCCTGTTCCACGCGCGGCTGGACGCGGCGTCCGGCAAGGTCAGCTATGTCGACGCCGGACACGGACTTGCGCTGCACGTCCAGCCGGCAGGTCCTGCGGACCGGCTCCCCACGGGAGGACCTCCGGTAGGCGCATGGCCAGGGACGCAGTGGCCGCAGGCAGAGCTCGAGCTGGCGCCAGGCGATTCCCTGGTGGTGGTCAGCGACGGCGTGCTGGACGTGTTCGAGTCGGTGGAGGACTTCACGGACGCCGTGCAGCAGGCAACGCAGTCTGCTGGTTCGGCCAACGAGGCCAGCAACTCCATCATGGCGCTCGCCCCGGCAGAGACTGCCGAAGACGATGTCACGGTTGTCGTGGTCCGCCGGCTCCCCATGGAGGTGGCAGCATGA